From one Anaeromyxobacter diazotrophicus genomic stretch:
- a CDS encoding secretion protein, with protein MRWSPALLLLLAAGCGGEEILHGLEEGQANQILVALDEDGVRAEKRRDEGSEGAWRVEVERAEAPRAQRLLAERELPRPRPPGFGEVFGKGSVVPTPSEERALYLHALSGELARSVEAIDGVIEARVHLALPPQDLLRAEPAPPPRAAVLVKARPGARGRLEALAPGLQALVAGAVAGLEPAAVSVVVAEAAPGLPPPRPSGRGRALLLALAGATALLGAGLAAAPYLGRPWRSLRWPRKAD; from the coding sequence ATGCGCTGGTCCCCCGCGCTCCTGCTCCTCCTCGCCGCCGGCTGCGGCGGGGAGGAGATCCTGCACGGCCTGGAGGAAGGGCAGGCGAACCAGATCCTGGTCGCGCTGGACGAGGACGGGGTGCGGGCGGAGAAGCGGCGCGACGAGGGGAGCGAGGGCGCCTGGCGCGTCGAGGTGGAGCGGGCCGAGGCGCCGCGCGCGCAGCGGCTGCTGGCGGAGCGGGAGCTGCCGCGGCCACGGCCGCCGGGCTTCGGGGAGGTGTTCGGGAAGGGCAGCGTCGTGCCGACCCCCTCCGAGGAGCGGGCCCTCTACCTGCACGCGCTCTCGGGGGAGCTGGCGCGCAGCGTCGAGGCGATCGACGGGGTGATCGAGGCGCGGGTGCACCTGGCCTTGCCGCCGCAGGACCTGCTGCGCGCGGAGCCGGCCCCGCCGCCGCGCGCGGCCGTGCTGGTGAAGGCGCGGCCGGGGGCGCGCGGGCGGCTCGAGGCGCTCGCGCCGGGCCTCCAGGCCCTGGTGGCGGGGGCGGTGGCGGGGCTCGAGCCGGCCGCGGTATCGGTGGTCGTCGCGGAGGCGGCCCCCGGCCTCCCGCCGCCGCGCCCGTCCGGCCGCGGCCGCGCGCTCCTGCTGGCGCTCGCCGGCGCCACCGCCCTCCTCGGCGCGGGGCTCGCGGCGGCGCCGTACCTCGGCCGCCCCTGGCGGTCGCTGCGCTGGCCGCGGAAGGCCGATTGA
- a CDS encoding DUF222 domain-containing protein, which yields MTDARALSRRIASLLAEERNRLAEFLVALADFDRQRGWGTLGYASLFQYLERELRLTSSAAARRMTAAALVQRFPAVVEPLRDGRVCMSVVYELSKALTPENASEVLPRFYGLSKREAEALVAELRPVANPPRREVVSGLARTAPPARVSAPAESQAASPVPERTSPGVQRDADLFSAPARPRDEVVPLDADLRRYHLAVSKAFLAKLDAAKDALSHAIPDGDTEAVLTAALDLLLEKAADAAS from the coding sequence ATGACCGACGCCCGCGCGCTCTCCCGCCGCATCGCCTCGCTCCTCGCCGAGGAGCGGAACCGACTCGCCGAGTTTCTCGTCGCCCTGGCGGACTTCGACCGTCAGCGCGGGTGGGGCACGCTCGGCTACGCCTCGCTCTTCCAGTACCTCGAGCGCGAGCTCCGGCTCACGAGCAGCGCCGCCGCCCGGCGGATGACCGCGGCCGCGCTCGTCCAGCGCTTCCCGGCGGTCGTGGAGCCGCTCCGCGACGGCCGCGTCTGCATGTCGGTGGTGTACGAGCTCTCGAAGGCGCTCACCCCGGAGAACGCGAGCGAGGTGCTGCCGCGCTTCTACGGGCTCTCGAAGCGCGAGGCGGAGGCGCTCGTCGCCGAGCTCAGGCCGGTCGCGAATCCGCCGCGCCGCGAGGTGGTCTCGGGGCTCGCGCGCACCGCGCCGCCGGCGCGTGTCAGCGCGCCCGCGGAGTCGCAGGCCGCCTCGCCTGTACCCGAACGGACTTCGCCGGGGGTACAGCGAGACGCAGACCTCTTCTCCGCGCCGGCTCGCCCGCGCGATGAGGTGGTGCCCCTCGACGCTGACCTCCGCCGCTACCACCTCGCCGTCTCGAAGGCGTTCCTCGCCAAGCTCGACGCGGCCAAGGACGCGCTCTCCCACGCCATCCCCGACGGCGACACCGAGGCGGTGCTCACCGCCGCGCTCGACCTCCTCCTCGAGAAGGCCGCCGACGCGGCCTCGTGA
- a CDS encoding HNH endonuclease has translation MKKPRAAPSTPSADPRHVPAAVAREVWKRDGGRCSFRLPDGSVCGSTRRLELDHIQPVALGGRSTADNLRVACWDHNSLHAEHVFGREHMEQFRKDAGRSAPALAGGSTSGARGEEAEAAGSTLTPRRRGTGS, from the coding sequence GTGAAGAAGCCGCGGGCAGCGCCTTCCACGCCCTCCGCTGACCCGCGCCACGTCCCGGCGGCGGTCGCGCGGGAGGTGTGGAAGCGGGACGGCGGCCGCTGCAGCTTCCGCCTGCCGGACGGGAGCGTCTGCGGCTCGACCAGGCGGCTCGAGCTCGACCACATCCAGCCGGTCGCGCTCGGCGGGCGCAGCACCGCCGACAACCTGAGAGTGGCTTGCTGGGATCACAACTCCCTGCACGCGGAGCACGTCTTCGGCAGGGAGCACATGGAACAGTTCCGGAAGGACGCGGGCCGGAGCGCTCCAGCTCTCGCTGGCGGAAGCACTTCAGGGGCGCGCGGCGAGGAGGCGGAAGCCGCTGGCTCGACGCTCACGCCGCGACGGCGCGGTACCGGATCGTGA
- a CDS encoding FliM/FliN family flagellar motor switch protein has product MPLSALPLATRGAALLSPGARAAGAEASRAAAAALTALLGAAVEIAGTPLSGPGAALTGMAAVEVALEGAGGCAVLEVDALLLARALERLGGEPVRTPAARRPTGRELALLDLCTLAALDAVRGGPVEALVPRLALGGGAAPEPGALVVALELGLGEERARGRLLVPAAALRALSRPGAPTAAAAELPLELALRRGAMSLARADLDLLGPGDVLLLDPGEPDEALVLPGGLALHGRLEGSLFHVQEIAMTETQASYPLTLSVEVARVTVTFGELARLEPGAVLALDVRRGGAVVLRAGERALARGELVDVDGALGVRVVELEGR; this is encoded by the coding sequence ATGCCGCTCTCCGCTCTCCCCCTCGCGACGCGCGGCGCCGCCCTGCTCTCCCCCGGGGCGCGCGCCGCCGGCGCGGAGGCGAGCCGGGCCGCGGCGGCGGCGCTCACCGCGCTCCTGGGGGCGGCGGTCGAGATCGCCGGCACCCCGCTCTCCGGCCCGGGCGCGGCGCTGACGGGGATGGCGGCGGTGGAAGTCGCGCTCGAGGGCGCCGGCGGCTGCGCCGTCCTGGAGGTCGACGCCCTGCTCCTGGCGCGCGCGCTGGAGAGGCTCGGCGGCGAACCGGTCCGCACGCCCGCCGCGCGGCGGCCGACCGGTCGGGAGCTGGCGCTCCTCGACCTCTGCACCCTGGCGGCGCTCGACGCCGTGCGCGGCGGGCCCGTCGAGGCGCTCGTCCCCCGGCTGGCGCTGGGCGGCGGCGCCGCGCCCGAGCCCGGCGCGCTGGTGGTCGCGCTCGAGCTGGGGCTCGGCGAGGAGCGCGCGCGGGGTCGCCTGCTCGTCCCGGCCGCCGCGCTGCGGGCGCTCTCGCGGCCAGGCGCGCCGACCGCCGCCGCCGCCGAGCTCCCGCTCGAGCTCGCGCTCCGGCGCGGGGCGATGTCGCTCGCGCGGGCCGACCTCGACCTGCTCGGGCCCGGCGACGTGCTCCTCCTCGATCCAGGGGAGCCGGACGAGGCGCTGGTCCTGCCGGGCGGGCTCGCGCTCCACGGCCGGCTCGAAGGCTCCCTCTTCCACGTCCAGGAGATCGCGATGACCGAGACCCAGGCCTCCTACCCGCTCACGCTCTCCGTCGAGGTGGCGCGGGTGACCGTCACCTTCGGCGAGCTGGCGCGGCTCGAGCCGGGCGCGGTGCTGGCGCTCGACGTCCGGCGTGGCGGCGCGGTGGTCCTGCGCGCCGGCGAGCGGGCGCTGGCGCGCGGCGAGCTGGTCGACGTGGACGGGGCGCTCGGGGTGCGCGTCGTCGAGCTGGAGGGGCGGTGA
- a CDS encoding flagellar biosynthetic protein FliO, with protein sequence MRPWSLPAAAGPRALAVAGGGALALLAAAAAGELGRGAALATGLCGLAIALLAWRGAGQPAGAAPELRVAERHALGRDAGVALLATGERRLVVGYGAAGVTLVAELPPARPAGPGDRT encoded by the coding sequence GTGAGGCCGTGGAGCCTGCCGGCGGCCGCGGGGCCGCGCGCCCTCGCCGTCGCGGGGGGCGGCGCGCTCGCCCTGCTGGCCGCGGCCGCGGCCGGGGAGCTCGGCCGCGGGGCGGCCCTCGCCACCGGGCTCTGCGGCCTCGCGATCGCCCTCCTCGCCTGGCGCGGCGCCGGCCAGCCCGCGGGCGCGGCGCCGGAGCTCCGCGTCGCCGAGCGCCACGCGCTCGGCCGCGACGCCGGGGTGGCGCTGCTCGCCACGGGCGAGCGCCGGCTGGTGGTCGGCTACGGCGCCGCCGGGGTGACGCTCGTCGCGGAGCTGCCCCCCGCCAGGCCCGCGGGGCCGGGAGACCGGACGTGA
- a CDS encoding EscR/YscR/HrcR family type III secretion system export apparatus protein, whose product MTPLALAAPPAGLAERPADLLVLLGAAALVPAGLVVLTSFLKMAVVLSLTRSALGAPQIPPSSAVTGLALLLTLVVMAPVAEESWRLARAVPAGGIDRTLEAAAAAAEPLRGFLGRFARPDDRETFLELARRARPPGGRAAVGGTDFAVLAPAFVVSELRRAFTIGFLVFLPFLVVDLLAANVLLALGLTQLSPTTVALPFKLLLFVAVDGWKLVARGLVLGYLA is encoded by the coding sequence GTGACCCCGCTCGCGCTGGCGGCTCCGCCCGCGGGCCTGGCCGAGCGCCCGGCCGACCTGCTCGTGCTGCTCGGCGCGGCGGCGCTCGTCCCGGCGGGGCTCGTCGTCCTCACCTCGTTCCTCAAGATGGCCGTGGTCCTCTCGCTGACCCGGTCGGCGCTCGGCGCTCCGCAGATCCCGCCCTCCTCGGCGGTCACCGGCCTCGCGCTGCTGCTCACGCTGGTGGTGATGGCGCCGGTGGCCGAGGAGTCGTGGCGCCTCGCCCGGGCGGTGCCGGCGGGCGGGATCGACCGCACGCTCGAGGCCGCGGCCGCCGCGGCCGAGCCGCTGCGCGGGTTCCTCGGGCGGTTCGCGCGGCCCGACGACCGCGAGACCTTCCTCGAGCTGGCGCGGCGCGCGCGCCCGCCGGGCGGCCGCGCCGCCGTGGGCGGCACCGACTTCGCCGTGCTCGCGCCGGCGTTCGTCGTCTCCGAGCTGCGGCGCGCCTTCACCATCGGCTTCCTGGTGTTCCTCCCCTTCCTGGTGGTCGACCTGCTCGCCGCCAACGTCCTCCTCGCGCTGGGGCTGACGCAGCTCTCGCCCACGACCGTCGCGCTCCCGTTCAAGCTCCTCCTCTTCGTGGCGGTGGACGGCTGGAAGCTCGTCGCCCGCGGCCTCGTCCTCGGATACCTCGCCTGA
- a CDS encoding flagellar biosynthetic protein FliQ, producing the protein MESTLLALGREAVLLALLVSAPPLLAALLVGLATGVLQAATQVQDPALGVVPRLAAVLVALGVAGPWIGARLSRFAAACLELVPRVAP; encoded by the coding sequence GTGGAATCGACGCTCCTCGCCCTGGGCCGCGAAGCCGTGCTGCTGGCGCTCCTCGTCTCGGCGCCGCCGCTGCTGGCCGCGCTGCTGGTGGGGCTCGCCACCGGCGTCCTGCAGGCCGCCACGCAGGTGCAGGACCCGGCGCTCGGCGTCGTCCCCCGGCTCGCCGCGGTGCTCGTGGCGCTGGGGGTGGCCGGGCCGTGGATCGGCGCGCGCCTGTCGCGCTTCGCGGCGGCGTGCCTCGAGCTCGTGCCCCGGGTGGCGCCGTGA
- a CDS encoding flagellar biosynthetic protein FliR, giving the protein MTATPLLDAVAPLVPGAAAAALHGVRLLPAALLCPFLGGPLVPPAVRGALAFGLGASAWSAAGGGAFAGGARELLAAAARELALGAGLGFLAGLPFEAARAGGRLVDTLRGATLAELHVAPLRQRESAAGDLLTQWMVVLAAAAGGDRLVVAALLDSFRAAPVGAGALPPGLLEAGLRGAGELLACAVALGAPAAAGVLAADLAVALALRAAPQLALSPAAQPARAALGLLPLALGAAALAGRLTAAVALAAGLLRGAAAGAP; this is encoded by the coding sequence GTGACCGCGACCCCGCTCCTCGACGCGGTGGCGCCGCTCGTGCCGGGGGCCGCCGCTGCGGCGCTGCACGGGGTCCGCCTGCTGCCGGCCGCGCTCCTCTGCCCGTTCCTGGGCGGCCCGCTCGTGCCGCCCGCCGTGCGCGGCGCGCTCGCGTTCGGCCTGGGCGCGAGCGCCTGGTCCGCCGCCGGCGGCGGCGCCTTCGCGGGCGGCGCCCGCGAGCTCCTCGCCGCCGCCGCCCGCGAGCTCGCGCTGGGCGCCGGCCTCGGATTCCTGGCGGGCCTCCCCTTCGAGGCGGCGCGCGCGGGTGGGCGGCTCGTCGACACGCTGCGCGGCGCCACCCTCGCCGAGCTGCACGTCGCGCCGCTGCGCCAGCGCGAGTCCGCCGCCGGCGACCTGCTCACCCAGTGGATGGTGGTCCTGGCCGCGGCCGCCGGCGGCGACCGCCTGGTAGTGGCGGCGCTCCTCGACAGCTTCCGCGCCGCTCCGGTGGGCGCGGGCGCGCTGCCGCCGGGGCTGCTCGAGGCGGGGCTGCGCGGGGCGGGCGAGCTCCTGGCGTGCGCGGTCGCGCTCGGCGCCCCCGCCGCGGCCGGGGTGCTGGCCGCCGACCTCGCCGTGGCCCTGGCGCTCCGCGCCGCGCCCCAGCTGGCGCTCTCGCCCGCGGCCCAGCCCGCCCGCGCCGCGCTGGGCCTCCTGCCGCTCGCGCTCGGGGCGGCCGCGCTGGCGGGCCGGCTCACCGCCGCGGTGGCGCTCGCCGCCGGGCTCCTGCGCGGCGCCGCGGCGGGGGCCCCGTGA
- a CDS encoding EscU/YscU/HrcU family type III secretion system export apparatus switch protein — protein MSERTEQPTPRRLREARRRGEVASSRELTGAAALAAGLAALAVTGPGAARALAALLRRALLEAIGPAPSPAPAAALLRATAALAAAALPPCAAAGAGALLAGLVQTRGLFAPEALRFRPERLDVARGLARLASGGRLAALGLAAAKAAAALALAAGLVRAALPQALAAARLAPAQLLRLLPALALRVALPVLGLLVALGLLDLALARWRLHRSLRMTRAEVQRERREDEGDPRLVAERRRLARAGGAGPLRLATCLVVNPTHVAVALRHEPHRDDPPWVLAKGIGAAAARLRTEARRAGVPVVRDPALARALFRLAEVGDAIPEELYDAAAAVLVHVRAGAQEGG, from the coding sequence GTGAGCGAGCGCACCGAGCAGCCGACGCCGCGGCGCCTGCGCGAGGCGCGCCGCCGCGGCGAGGTGGCGAGCTCCCGCGAGCTCACCGGCGCCGCGGCCCTCGCCGCCGGGCTGGCGGCGCTCGCGGTGACGGGCCCCGGCGCGGCGCGCGCGCTGGCGGCCCTCCTCCGGCGCGCGCTCCTGGAGGCCATCGGCCCCGCCCCGTCACCGGCGCCGGCCGCCGCCCTGCTCCGCGCCACCGCCGCGCTCGCCGCCGCGGCGCTCCCGCCGTGCGCCGCCGCGGGGGCGGGCGCGCTCCTCGCCGGCCTCGTCCAGACGCGGGGGCTCTTCGCGCCGGAGGCGCTCCGCTTCCGGCCGGAGCGCCTCGACGTGGCGCGCGGGCTCGCCCGGCTCGCGTCCGGCGGCCGGCTCGCCGCGCTCGGCCTCGCCGCCGCCAAGGCCGCCGCCGCGCTGGCGCTGGCGGCCGGCCTGGTGCGGGCCGCGCTGCCGCAGGCGCTCGCCGCCGCGCGCCTCGCGCCCGCGCAGCTCCTGCGCCTCCTCCCGGCCCTCGCGCTGCGGGTGGCGCTCCCCGTCCTCGGGCTGCTGGTCGCGCTCGGCCTCCTCGACCTCGCCCTGGCGCGCTGGCGGCTCCACCGCAGCCTGCGCATGACCCGCGCCGAGGTGCAGCGCGAGCGGCGCGAGGACGAGGGCGACCCGCGCCTCGTCGCGGAGCGGCGGCGGCTGGCGCGGGCGGGCGGCGCCGGGCCGCTGCGCCTGGCGACCTGCCTGGTGGTGAACCCCACCCACGTGGCGGTGGCGCTGCGGCACGAGCCGCACCGCGACGACCCGCCGTGGGTGCTGGCGAAGGGGATCGGCGCGGCCGCGGCGCGGCTGCGCACCGAGGCGCGGCGGGCGGGGGTCCCGGTGGTACGCGACCCCGCGCTGGCGCGCGCGCTCTTCCGCCTGGCCGAGGTCGGCGACGCGATCCCGGAGGAGCTGTACGACGCCGCCGCCGCGGTCCTCGTCCACGTCCGCGCCGGCGCCCAGGAGGGCGGGTGA
- a CDS encoding flagellar biosynthesis protein FlhA — MNPLHRLAGRLRGGADVALALLALATVSLLVAPLPAWLLDLALAANLALSATVLVVALSARDALGFASFPTLLLFTTLLRLALEVSSTRLVLARGEAGRVVQAFGRIAVAGDYVVGAVIFAILTLVQLLVVTKGGERVAEVAARFTLDAMPGKQLAIDADLRAGAIDPAEARRRRRALEREGQLYGAMDGALKFVKGDALAGIAVVLVNVCGGLVAGLVRGLPLRAAAQRYALLAIGDGLAAQVPALLVSIAAGVVVTRVAAEEEGGSLAQDLGRQLFSDPRALGAVAALCLGLAIVPGLPAGPFAALAAAAALAAFLAGRGERGAARAGRAGAPRGAGSLPLAAAPAQAPSPLALELAEDLLPLAASALGRELLPAVRREASADLGLPLPPLALRAAPLPPGGWRLLVDEVPAAAGRAPAGEWLALIDPAELHAVGIGAAPEVEPLTGSAAALVGEAEVARASALAPLRGPAERVAAGVAAGLRRHAHDLVGVQEVQALLDELEATQPALVREVARQVPAPLLAEVLRALLEEGVPLRPLPRILEALLEAGGAPRGAAALVDGCRRALRRHLAHRYAGAGSLEAVLLDPAAEAALREALAGSVAALDPRAADGLLDELARALAAPDARNPVLLAASDVRRPLRQLVAARFPRLAVLSYEELPATCPVRPVGKLALPAAEG; from the coding sequence GTGAACCCGCTCCACCGCCTGGCCGGCCGGCTCCGGGGCGGCGCGGACGTGGCCCTGGCGCTCCTCGCGCTCGCCACGGTGAGCCTGCTGGTGGCGCCGCTCCCGGCGTGGCTGCTCGACCTCGCCCTGGCGGCGAACCTGGCCCTCTCCGCGACCGTGCTGGTGGTGGCGCTCTCCGCGCGCGACGCGCTCGGCTTCGCGAGCTTCCCCACCCTGCTCCTCTTCACGACCCTGCTCCGGCTGGCCCTCGAGGTGAGCTCGACGCGGCTCGTGCTGGCGCGCGGCGAGGCGGGCCGGGTGGTGCAGGCGTTCGGGCGCATCGCGGTGGCGGGCGACTACGTGGTGGGGGCGGTCATCTTCGCGATCCTGACGCTGGTGCAGCTCCTCGTGGTGACGAAGGGCGGCGAGCGGGTGGCCGAGGTGGCGGCGCGCTTCACGCTCGACGCCATGCCCGGCAAGCAGCTGGCGATCGACGCGGACCTGCGGGCGGGGGCCATCGATCCGGCGGAGGCGCGCCGGCGCCGGCGGGCGCTGGAGCGCGAGGGGCAGCTCTACGGCGCGATGGACGGCGCGCTCAAGTTCGTGAAGGGGGACGCGCTGGCAGGGATCGCCGTCGTCCTCGTCAACGTCTGCGGCGGCCTCGTCGCGGGGCTCGTCCGAGGCCTGCCGCTCCGGGCGGCGGCGCAGCGGTACGCGCTGCTCGCCATCGGCGACGGGCTCGCGGCGCAGGTCCCGGCCCTGCTCGTCTCCATCGCGGCCGGGGTGGTGGTGACGCGGGTGGCCGCGGAGGAGGAGGGCGGCAGCCTGGCCCAGGACCTCGGCCGCCAGCTCTTCTCCGATCCGCGAGCGCTCGGCGCGGTGGCGGCGCTCTGCCTGGGGCTCGCGATCGTGCCGGGCCTCCCCGCGGGGCCGTTCGCGGCGCTCGCGGCCGCGGCCGCGCTGGCGGCCTTCCTCGCCGGCCGGGGCGAGCGCGGCGCCGCGCGGGCGGGCCGCGCGGGTGCGCCGAGGGGGGCGGGCTCGCTCCCGCTCGCCGCCGCCCCCGCGCAGGCCCCGTCGCCGCTCGCGCTCGAGCTGGCGGAGGACCTCCTGCCGCTGGCGGCGAGCGCGCTCGGGCGCGAGCTCCTCCCGGCGGTGCGGCGGGAGGCCTCCGCCGACCTGGGGCTGCCGCTCCCTCCGCTCGCGCTCCGCGCCGCCCCGCTGCCACCCGGCGGCTGGCGGCTGCTCGTCGACGAGGTCCCCGCCGCGGCGGGCCGCGCGCCGGCGGGCGAGTGGCTCGCGCTCATCGACCCCGCGGAGCTGCACGCGGTCGGCATCGGCGCCGCGCCCGAGGTGGAGCCGCTCACCGGGAGCGCGGCCGCGCTCGTGGGCGAGGCCGAGGTGGCGCGCGCGAGCGCGCTCGCGCCGCTGCGGGGGCCGGCGGAGCGGGTCGCGGCCGGCGTGGCGGCGGGCCTGCGCCGGCACGCCCACGACCTCGTCGGCGTGCAGGAGGTGCAGGCGCTGCTCGACGAGCTCGAGGCCACGCAGCCGGCGCTCGTGCGCGAGGTCGCGCGCCAGGTCCCGGCGCCGCTCCTGGCCGAGGTGCTGCGGGCCCTCCTGGAGGAGGGCGTTCCCCTGCGCCCCCTGCCGCGCATCCTGGAGGCGCTCCTCGAAGCGGGCGGCGCGCCCCGCGGCGCGGCCGCCCTGGTGGACGGCTGCCGCCGGGCGCTGCGCCGGCACCTCGCTCACCGCTACGCCGGGGCTGGGTCGCTCGAGGCGGTGCTCCTCGACCCAGCCGCCGAGGCGGCGCTGCGCGAGGCGCTGGCCGGGAGCGTGGCCGCGCTCGATCCGCGCGCCGCCGACGGGCTCCTGGACGAGCTCGCGCGGGCGCTCGCGGCGCCCGACGCGCGGAACCCCGTGCTGCTCGCGGCCTCGGACGTGCGGCGGCCGCTCCGCCAGCTCGTGGCGGCCCGCTTCCCGAGGCTGGCGGTGCTGTCCTACGAGGAGCTTCCGGCGACCTGCCCGGTGAGGCCGGTCGGGAAGCTGGCGCTGCCCGCGGCCGAGGGCTAG
- a CDS encoding HU family DNA-binding protein, giving the protein MLKSDLINILVVKRGVTQKQAESTIETIFESMKTALCKGENIEIRGLGAFHVKHYEGYQGRNPKTGEVIPVKPKRGILFRTGKELRDRVNRIEGALPVDDDDKDDDSGASTPPVAAGGAV; this is encoded by the coding sequence ATGCTCAAGTCGGATCTCATCAACATCCTCGTCGTGAAGCGCGGCGTCACGCAGAAGCAGGCCGAGTCGACCATCGAGACCATCTTCGAGTCGATGAAGACGGCCCTGTGCAAGGGAGAAAACATCGAGATCCGCGGGCTTGGCGCGTTCCACGTCAAGCACTACGAGGGCTACCAGGGCCGGAACCCGAAGACGGGCGAGGTGATCCCGGTGAAGCCGAAGCGGGGCATCCTCTTCCGGACCGGCAAGGAGCTCCGCGACCGCGTGAACCGCATCGAGGGCGCGCTCCCGGTCGACGACGACGACAAGGACGACGACTCCGGCGCGAGCACCCCGCCGGTCGCCGCCGGCGGCGCGGTCTAG
- a CDS encoding YhjD/YihY/BrkB family envelope integrity protein, with product MTRAARGLAAARPLLHAMRGESVRLRAMALTYLSLFALVPALVVAFTVVRAFAGTDAMWRGIHGYLLDNLAVGARASIEPYLDRFVRNAHATSAGLVGGALLVFSAVSLFGQVERAVNDIWWVRRSRPLPQRALLYWAGLTLGPLLLAGSLTLGHAVSAFLEGAPVGQVLVRVAAVLVSCLLFAAAYLFLPATRVRPWAAAVGGLVAGLAWELAKALYTLAVARFFRYHAIYGSVASVPIFLLWLYVSWTVVLFGARVAFVAQHARVILAGHAPAGQGTVLGRELLASRVMLEVALAFRAGALPPDSAEIALRIGTFAEPVREMVATLRGRRLVLEVASGGLVPARPLEHISLADVRSAVAGEPPAASGNPAETLLSLVLAGAEGAAAEALGTKSFAELCQALESRGSPAGSGGAAQRT from the coding sequence GTGACGCGCGCGGCACGCGGCCTCGCCGCCGCCAGGCCGCTCCTGCACGCCATGCGGGGCGAGAGCGTCCGCCTGCGGGCGATGGCGCTCACCTACCTGTCGCTCTTCGCGCTGGTGCCGGCGCTGGTGGTGGCGTTCACGGTGGTGCGCGCCTTCGCCGGCACCGACGCGATGTGGCGCGGCATCCACGGCTACCTGCTCGACAACCTGGCGGTCGGGGCGCGCGCCTCGATCGAGCCCTACCTCGACCGCTTCGTCCGGAACGCCCACGCCACCAGCGCCGGGCTCGTGGGCGGCGCGCTGCTCGTCTTCTCGGCGGTGAGCCTCTTCGGTCAGGTCGAGCGGGCCGTGAACGACATCTGGTGGGTGCGGCGGTCGCGTCCGCTGCCGCAGCGCGCGCTGCTCTACTGGGCCGGGCTCACGCTCGGGCCGCTGCTCCTCGCCGGGTCGCTCACCCTCGGGCACGCGGTCAGCGCTTTCTTGGAGGGCGCGCCGGTGGGCCAGGTGCTCGTCCGCGTCGCGGCCGTGCTCGTCTCGTGCCTGCTCTTCGCGGCCGCCTACCTGTTCCTCCCTGCCACCCGGGTGCGCCCGTGGGCGGCGGCGGTGGGGGGGCTCGTGGCGGGCCTCGCCTGGGAGCTCGCCAAGGCGCTCTACACCCTCGCGGTGGCGCGCTTCTTCCGCTACCACGCCATCTACGGCTCGGTGGCCTCCGTCCCCATCTTCCTCCTCTGGCTGTACGTGTCCTGGACCGTGGTGCTGTTCGGCGCGCGCGTCGCGTTCGTGGCGCAGCACGCCCGCGTCATCCTGGCCGGGCACGCGCCGGCCGGACAGGGCACCGTCCTCGGCCGCGAGCTCCTCGCCTCGCGGGTGATGCTGGAGGTGGCGCTCGCGTTCCGGGCGGGCGCCCTCCCCCCGGACTCGGCCGAGATCGCCTTGCGCATCGGCACCTTCGCCGAGCCGGTGCGCGAGATGGTCGCCACGCTGCGGGGGCGGCGGCTCGTGCTGGAGGTGGCCAGCGGCGGGCTCGTACCTGCTCGGCCGCTGGAGCACATCTCGCTCGCGGATGTGCGCTCCGCGGTGGCGGGCGAGCCCCCGGCGGCGAGCGGCAACCCTGCGGAAACTTTGCTGTCCTTGGTGCTCGCGGGCGCCGAGGGGGCGGCCGCCGAGGCGCTCGGCACGAAGAGCTTCGCGGAGCTCTGCCAGGCGCTCGAGTCCCGCGGGAGCCCCGCCGGGAGCGGGGGAGCCGCGCAGCGCACCTGA